Proteins encoded in a region of the Paenibacillus sp. E222 genome:
- a CDS encoding DUF420 domain-containing protein yields the protein MGKQDKGERNIQSNQIAPTSNKNFAGLIITISIIANVIILLLFFAPSIGYKGDVAFDITVLPRFNAVFNSFTFIFLLAALIAIIKRNVKLHKRFILAAFSTTLLFLVTYLSFHYLSPETSKYGGEGIIRSIYFFILITHSILAAIIVPLALFTLVWGWTNQLKKHRKIARWTMPIWLYVSSTGVVVYLMMAPYY from the coding sequence TTGGGCAAACAGGACAAAGGGGAACGAAACATTCAATCCAATCAGATTGCCCCGACCAGTAATAAAAATTTTGCAGGTCTTATTATTACCATTTCCATTATCGCCAATGTCATTATTTTATTGTTGTTCTTTGCACCGTCGATCGGATACAAAGGCGATGTGGCCTTTGACATTACCGTGCTGCCGCGGTTTAACGCCGTGTTCAACAGCTTCACCTTCATCTTCCTGCTTGCGGCCTTGATTGCCATTATCAAGCGGAATGTAAAATTGCACAAACGTTTCATTCTTGCTGCATTTTCAACGACCCTGTTATTTCTCGTTACGTATCTGTCGTTCCACTATTTGTCTCCGGAAACGTCCAAATACGGCGGAGAAGGCATCATTCGTTCCATCTATTTCTTCATTCTGATTACACACAGCATACTGGCAGCCATTATTGTTCCGCTTGCTTTGTTCACTCTGGTATGGGGCTGGACGAATCAATTGAAGAAACACCGTAAAATTGCTCGTTGGACGATGCCAATCTGGCTCTACGTGAGTTCAACGGGTGTAGTTGTATATCTGATGATGGCACCTTACTATTGA
- a CDS encoding cation:proton antiporter has translation MEFILVLALILIFTKLAGDLSVRLGQPSVLGKLIVGVILGPALLGWVQQSDFIHYMAEIGVLLLMFIAGLETDLEQLKKNWKAAFAVAVGGIILPFIGGYGAAAAFGMSQTHALFFGLLFCATSVSISVQTLKDMNQLSSREGTTILGAAVVDDVLVVVILAVMMSLLGTGATDTSISLLIGKKLLFFVVIIAASWFLVPRIMKWMAPLKVTETVITAGLIICFGFSYFAEWMGVAGIIGAFAAGIAISQTNFKHEVETKLEPIAYGIFVPVFFVSIGLNVTFDGVGSQIWFIIVISLIAIVTKLLGGGAGARLTGFDRTSSLAIGSGMISRGEVALIIASTGLASGLLDAEYFTSVVIMVIVTTLVTPPLLKITFARKKGETRVEKGIEESHLSG, from the coding sequence ATGGAATTTATTTTGGTTCTTGCACTTATTTTGATTTTCACCAAGCTGGCTGGTGATTTGTCCGTAAGACTTGGTCAGCCGTCGGTTCTGGGCAAATTGATTGTTGGTGTTATTCTTGGCCCCGCTCTGCTCGGTTGGGTACAACAAAGTGATTTCATCCATTACATGGCTGAAATCGGAGTACTGCTGCTTATGTTCATTGCCGGACTCGAAACGGATCTGGAACAATTGAAGAAAAATTGGAAGGCAGCCTTTGCTGTTGCCGTGGGTGGTATCATTTTACCATTCATCGGGGGATATGGAGCTGCCGCTGCTTTCGGCATGTCGCAGACACACGCTTTATTCTTTGGACTGTTGTTCTGTGCCACTTCGGTCAGCATCTCGGTCCAAACGCTCAAAGACATGAATCAGCTCAGCTCTCGTGAGGGTACAACGATTCTTGGAGCAGCTGTCGTCGATGATGTACTCGTTGTGGTCATCCTCGCAGTCATGATGAGTTTGCTCGGAACAGGCGCAACCGATACTTCAATCTCGCTGCTTATTGGCAAGAAGCTGCTATTCTTTGTAGTGATTATCGCTGCCAGCTGGTTCCTTGTTCCACGCATCATGAAGTGGATGGCACCGCTGAAGGTCACGGAGACCGTTATTACGGCCGGATTAATCATTTGTTTTGGCTTTTCGTACTTTGCCGAGTGGATGGGGGTTGCAGGCATTATCGGGGCTTTTGCGGCAGGTATCGCCATCTCCCAAACGAACTTCAAACATGAGGTCGAAACCAAGCTTGAGCCGATCGCGTACGGGATTTTTGTCCCAGTCTTCTTTGTAAGCATCGGCTTGAATGTAACTTTTGACGGCGTGGGTTCACAGATCTGGTTCATTATCGTCATCAGTCTCATTGCCATTGTAACCAAGCTTCTGGGTGGCGGAGCGGGTGCTCGACTGACTGGATTCGATCGGACATCCTCTCTGGCTATTGGTTCGGGGATGATCTCCCGGGGGGAGGTTGCTCTTATTATCGCTTCTACCGGACTTGCTTCCGGCTTGCTCGATGCTGAGTATTTCACCAGTGTGGTCATTATGGTTATCGTTACAACGCTGGTTACGCCACCTTTGCTCAAAATCACCTTTGCACGCAAAAAAGGGGAAACTCGTGTTGAAAAAGGGATTGAGGAATCCCATCTAAGCGGGTAA
- a CDS encoding ABC transporter ATP-binding protein, which translates to MTYIARTIGVTKTYAGTEVVSNVNMSIKQGEIYGFLGPNGAGKTTMMKMLTNLVKPTVGEIELFGEKLTPTSYELLKRMGSIIEYPFFYDKLSARENLELHCEYMGFYNKKIIDNMMENVGLKDTGKKPVRDFSLGMKQRLGIARALITTPELLILDEPINGLDPLGIKEMRDLFKRLSSEYRITLLISSHILGEIEQVADTVGVIRNGRLVEEISMESIRGSHSEYIELQTMDSRKATYVMEHQLGLKNYKLIDDHTVRIYDPGVAPSELTGKLIGHGVEIESIFKRAHSLEEHFMNLMKGDGDVA; encoded by the coding sequence ATGACCTATATTGCGCGGACGATAGGTGTGACCAAGACGTATGCAGGGACAGAGGTTGTATCAAACGTCAATATGAGTATCAAGCAAGGGGAGATTTACGGGTTTCTTGGTCCGAATGGAGCGGGGAAAACAACAATGATGAAGATGCTCACCAACCTGGTGAAGCCGACTGTAGGCGAGATTGAGTTGTTCGGTGAAAAGCTCACCCCTACTTCTTATGAATTGCTGAAACGAATGGGCAGCATCATTGAATATCCTTTCTTCTACGATAAGTTGTCCGCCAGGGAAAATCTGGAGCTTCATTGTGAATACATGGGATTCTATAACAAAAAGATCATTGATAACATGATGGAGAATGTAGGTCTCAAGGACACAGGCAAGAAGCCAGTTCGCGACTTTTCGCTGGGGATGAAACAGCGTTTAGGCATTGCTCGTGCGCTTATCACAACACCGGAACTGCTTATTCTGGATGAACCGATCAACGGACTCGATCCCTTAGGCATCAAGGAGATGCGTGATTTGTTCAAACGTCTCAGTTCCGAATATCGGATTACCTTGCTAATCTCCAGCCATATCCTTGGGGAAATTGAACAGGTAGCGGACACCGTTGGGGTCATTCGAAATGGGCGTCTGGTTGAAGAAATATCCATGGAGAGCATTCGCGGGAGCCACAGCGAGTATATTGAGCTGCAAACGATGGATTCGCGTAAAGCGACCTATGTAATGGAACATCAGCTGGGGTTGAAAAATTATAAATTGATCGATGACCATACCGTACGCATCTATGATCCAGGCGTTGCTCCATCGGAATTGACAGGCAAGCTGATCGGGCATGGCGTTGAGATTGAATCCATTTTCAAACGGGCACATTCATTGGAAGAACACTTCATGAACCTAATGAAAGGGGATGGGGACGTTGCTTAA
- the pssA gene encoding CDP-diacylglycerol--serine O-phosphatidyltransferase, with the protein MKSLPSILTLGNLTSGMLAVIMAIHGEFALAVTMIWVAMFFDLFDGFAARKLHCEGEFGKALDSLADVVSFGTAPVLILYLNSMNEVNALGMALTALFPVCGALRLARYNCQKTASHGFVGMPITFAGGLMSFFALWSPYFTHGVAYLVIIVLSGLMVSQIRFPSLKQVLAPHEKDIVEPK; encoded by the coding sequence ATGAAATCTTTACCGTCCATTCTAACGTTGGGCAACTTAACTTCAGGCATGCTGGCTGTGATTATGGCTATCCATGGCGAATTTGCACTGGCCGTGACGATGATCTGGGTAGCCATGTTCTTTGATCTGTTTGACGGGTTTGCAGCCCGCAAGCTGCATTGTGAGGGTGAATTCGGGAAGGCGCTGGATTCACTGGCTGACGTTGTGTCCTTCGGGACAGCACCCGTGCTGATCCTGTATTTGAACTCCATGAACGAGGTAAATGCGCTGGGTATGGCACTGACGGCATTATTCCCGGTTTGTGGTGCATTGCGTCTTGCCCGTTACAATTGCCAGAAGACAGCAAGCCATGGCTTTGTGGGCATGCCGATTACGTTTGCAGGTGGTCTTATGTCCTTTTTCGCGCTCTGGAGTCCTTATTTTACTCATGGTGTAGCCTATCTTGTCATTATCGTATTATCCGGTCTAATGGTTAGCCAAATCCGATTCCCGTCTCTAAAACAAGTGCTAGCCCCCCATGAGAAGGATATTGTGGAACCGAAATAA
- a CDS encoding DedA family protein yields the protein MEFAREFIGQYGYFAIYGLLALGVIGMPIPDEVMMTFVGYLASISVLNYSVSIVVSFGGAFTGGLLSYTIGKKAGRPLVEKYGKWVGVNAKRLGRVESWFLKYGYWSIILGYFIPGIRHLMCCFSGISRMAIGRYVLVSSIGAFIWCVVFISIGFYVGVLT from the coding sequence ATGGAATTTGCAAGAGAATTTATTGGTCAATACGGTTATTTCGCAATTTACGGACTGCTGGCTCTTGGCGTGATTGGCATGCCCATTCCGGATGAGGTGATGATGACCTTTGTCGGTTATCTCGCCTCCATCTCGGTGCTGAATTATTCGGTGTCCATCGTTGTCAGTTTTGGTGGAGCGTTTACTGGTGGTCTTCTGAGTTACACCATTGGCAAGAAGGCCGGTCGGCCACTGGTTGAGAAGTATGGTAAATGGGTTGGGGTCAACGCCAAACGGCTGGGCAGGGTGGAGTCCTGGTTTTTGAAATACGGGTACTGGTCTATCATACTGGGCTACTTCATTCCAGGCATTCGTCATCTGATGTGCTGCTTCTCCGGCATCAGCCGCATGGCCATAGGACGATACGTGCTTGTCTCCAGCATTGGCGCGTTTATATGGTGTGTTGTCTTTATATCGATCGGCTTTTACGTAGGTGTGTTAACTTAA
- a CDS encoding cell wall metabolism sensor histidine kinase WalK gives MRRNGVTMKLFLVMAGFLLLLYGTTVIAQLVWFPDFYQHQKISSIKKKLTKFEQQYSAGHWNDVQLAKETGKFMRQNQSHLVILTNTGKLVNDPFHIVLLQEDGKQVNISLSLFINSENAGWLASHLKYGQQLTVTGSASGMNDPMVYPLKIKDQSSVVSGTEDFQELTEPVEEWSGTLQDVVLPNLGTWSQRQGLLVQALDSRFPLSTEDQLRLANGKMINEEWTDSWSGVRNVLTIAPVHSAGPQQQLIFSLTSLQEMREASEATQLFYAYFGIAAFVLIVFLSLLLSRIVTKPLLALNHVAKKMSTLDFTVKSPIRRNDEIGSLSNSLNALSTTLGQTLEELRQANSQMRTDMEMKQRIEQRQREFFADASHELKTPISIIKGYSEGLKDGVSESKRERYIEIIADEAVKMETMVEEMLDLVRLESQAIKLNTDAVALGDMIEDIAGRLGPQLKEKELEVVLVSTTEQTVEGDRSKLEQVIYNMMMNAIRHAVPKTDIVIEISRPEGQVRISIENQGEQISEAERQYIWERFYRVERSRNRKMGGTGLGLAIAKQILDLHGCSYGVENTPDGVRFYIIFPNA, from the coding sequence ATGAGACGTAACGGTGTAACGATGAAACTGTTTCTGGTCATGGCTGGATTTCTGCTTCTTCTATATGGAACAACCGTGATTGCCCAACTGGTCTGGTTCCCTGACTTTTACCAGCATCAGAAGATCAGCAGCATTAAGAAGAAATTAACGAAGTTTGAACAACAATACTCCGCTGGACATTGGAATGATGTGCAGTTGGCCAAGGAAACCGGGAAGTTCATGCGGCAGAATCAGTCGCATCTGGTTATCCTGACGAATACAGGCAAGCTGGTTAATGATCCATTTCACATTGTTCTTCTGCAAGAAGATGGCAAGCAGGTAAATATATCGCTGTCGTTGTTTATCAACAGCGAGAACGCAGGATGGCTTGCTTCACACTTGAAGTATGGTCAGCAATTGACCGTTACAGGCTCGGCAAGTGGCATGAATGATCCTATGGTCTATCCGCTCAAGATAAAGGATCAGAGCTCTGTGGTCAGCGGAACAGAAGATTTTCAGGAGTTAACGGAGCCGGTAGAAGAATGGTCAGGTACATTGCAGGACGTTGTTCTTCCCAACCTGGGAACATGGAGCCAGAGACAGGGTTTGCTTGTGCAGGCCTTGGATAGCCGCTTCCCACTATCTACGGAAGACCAGCTCCGTCTCGCCAATGGAAAAATGATTAATGAGGAATGGACCGACAGCTGGAGCGGTGTACGAAATGTGCTTACCATTGCTCCGGTGCACAGCGCCGGCCCCCAGCAGCAGCTCATTTTTTCCCTGACGTCTCTGCAGGAGATGAGGGAGGCGAGTGAAGCTACACAGCTATTTTATGCGTATTTTGGTATTGCAGCATTTGTGCTGATTGTGTTCCTTTCACTGCTTCTGTCCCGAATCGTCACCAAGCCGTTGCTTGCCCTGAACCATGTTGCCAAAAAGATGTCGACCCTTGATTTTACAGTGAAATCGCCCATCCGCCGCAATGACGAGATTGGCAGTCTATCCAACAGTCTCAACGCGCTGTCAACGACACTGGGTCAGACTTTGGAAGAACTAAGGCAGGCGAACAGTCAGATGCGTACCGATATGGAGATGAAGCAGCGAATTGAACAGCGTCAGCGGGAGTTTTTTGCCGATGCATCCCATGAACTCAAGACACCTATCAGCATCATCAAAGGGTACTCCGAAGGGTTGAAAGATGGAGTCAGTGAGAGTAAACGTGAGCGTTACATCGAGATCATTGCCGATGAAGCGGTCAAAATGGAAACGATGGTCGAAGAGATGCTGGATCTGGTACGGCTGGAATCCCAAGCGATTAAGCTGAACACCGATGCGGTGGCTCTTGGAGATATGATTGAAGATATTGCCGGTCGTCTGGGACCACAACTGAAGGAAAAGGAACTGGAGGTTGTACTGGTTTCCACCACAGAGCAGACCGTTGAGGGAGACCGCAGCAAGTTGGAGCAAGTCATCTATAATATGATGATGAATGCTATACGTCATGCTGTTCCTAAGACCGATATTGTGATTGAGATCAGCAGGCCGGAAGGGCAGGTTCGAATCTCCATCGAGAATCAGGGTGAGCAGATTTCGGAAGCGGAGCGCCAGTACATCTGGGAAAGATTCTACCGTGTGGAACGCTCGCGTAATCGCAAAATGGGGGGAACCGGTCTCGGCCTGGCCATCGCGAAGCAGATTCTCGATTTGCATGGATGCAGTTATGGTGTGGAGAACACGCCGGACGGAGTCCGTTTTTATATTATTTTTCCTAATGCTTAG
- a CDS encoding sensor histidine kinase KdpD encodes MTLILACSTGILALVVILLSVRLHKRSTHLTYIHEKLTAIIDKGTFERLLVFNSDPQISQLLKDMNQLLDHAHRAKAGYANQEKEMRNMLSNISHDLKTPLTVVLGYSETLLHSTSLTDQERMIMTGKIQDKAQEVLRLIHSFFDLAKLESGDIELVLTRVNVSELCRLKMISFYDMLTNLGLQVELSIPESDVFVKGNEEALDRVLDNLITNAMKYGADGKVLGLSLDYSIGEQVTLSIWDRGKGIPEQEHSRVFERMYTLEDSRNRLYQGSGLGLTITKRLVERMGGSIELHSVPFVRTVFSVSLKPC; translated from the coding sequence ATGACGTTGATCTTGGCCTGTTCTACCGGGATCTTGGCTCTCGTCGTCATTTTGTTGAGCGTAAGGCTGCATAAACGCAGTACCCATCTAACCTACATACATGAGAAATTGACCGCGATTATAGATAAAGGTACGTTTGAGCGGCTGCTTGTCTTCAACAGTGACCCCCAAATCAGCCAGCTCCTTAAGGACATGAATCAGTTACTGGATCATGCACATCGGGCTAAGGCGGGTTATGCCAATCAGGAGAAGGAGATGCGCAACATGCTCTCCAATATCTCACATGATCTGAAGACGCCGCTTACGGTTGTGCTTGGTTATAGTGAAACGCTGCTGCACAGCACTTCCCTAACAGATCAGGAGCGCATGATTATGACTGGCAAAATTCAGGATAAAGCGCAGGAGGTGCTACGTCTGATTCATTCCTTTTTTGATCTGGCAAAGCTGGAGTCGGGGGATATCGAGCTTGTATTGACCAGGGTCAATGTAAGCGAATTGTGTCGCTTGAAGATGATTTCTTTTTATGACATGTTAACGAATCTGGGGCTGCAAGTGGAGCTGTCCATTCCTGAAAGTGATGTCTTCGTGAAAGGCAATGAGGAAGCGCTGGACCGTGTGCTGGATAATCTGATTACTAATGCTATGAAATATGGAGCGGATGGTAAGGTACTTGGCCTTTCACTCGACTATTCAATAGGCGAACAAGTGACTCTTAGCATCTGGGATCGGGGCAAGGGCATTCCTGAACAGGAGCACAGCCGTGTATTTGAACGTATGTATACGCTGGAGGATTCTCGTAATCGTCTCTATCAGGGCAGCGGTCTGGGTCTGACCATTACGAAGCGGCTGGTGGAGCGGATGGGCGGAAGTATTGAGCTGCATAGCGTACCTTTTGTACGAACTGTATTTTCGGTTTCTTTAAAACCTTGTTAG
- the thiD gene encoding bifunctional hydroxymethylpyrimidine kinase/phosphomethylpyrimidine kinase: protein MTIPKTLTIAGSDTSGGAGIQADLKTFQELGVYGMTVLTTVVAMEPDTWDHQVFPVELNVVEAQLRTVLDGIGFDAMKTGMLGSVDIIELVAKHIRRSGLPQIVIDPVMVCKGTDEVLQPENTEAMIEFLLPGADLVTPNLFEASQLAKSGLIRSKEQMEAAAAVIHDHGAKHVLIKDRGVINPGKAMDLLYDGTNYEWFEADVVGSGYTHGAGCTTSAAITAGLARGLTVKEAVREGKAFVTKAIAGGFPLNRFVGPTLHVAHRLENQR, encoded by the coding sequence ATGACGATTCCAAAAACATTAACAATCGCTGGTTCGGATACGAGCGGCGGTGCCGGGATTCAAGCAGATTTGAAAACTTTTCAGGAGCTTGGTGTGTATGGCATGACTGTGCTGACCACTGTTGTGGCTATGGAGCCTGACACGTGGGATCACCAGGTCTTTCCTGTGGAATTAAATGTAGTCGAGGCTCAACTGCGCACCGTTCTGGATGGCATCGGTTTTGATGCAATGAAGACGGGGATGCTGGGTTCTGTAGACATCATTGAATTGGTTGCGAAGCACATCCGCCGGAGCGGGCTGCCACAGATCGTTATCGATCCGGTAATGGTCTGCAAAGGTACGGACGAAGTGCTGCAACCTGAAAATACAGAAGCAATGATTGAATTCCTGTTGCCGGGTGCTGATCTGGTTACCCCGAACCTGTTTGAAGCTTCGCAGCTCGCGAAAAGTGGACTGATCCGCTCCAAGGAGCAGATGGAAGCTGCAGCAGCTGTCATTCACGATCATGGGGCGAAACATGTCCTGATCAAGGACAGAGGCGTGATTAACCCGGGCAAAGCGATGGATCTTCTCTATGACGGAACGAACTACGAATGGTTTGAAGCCGATGTTGTTGGCTCCGGATATACACACGGTGCAGGCTGCACCACATCTGCGGCAATTACCGCAGGTTTGGCGCGCGGTCTTACCGTGAAAGAGGCTGTTCGTGAAGGTAAAGCCTTCGTGACCAAAGCGATTGCTGGCGGATTCCCGCTCAACCGCTTTGTTGGCCCGACGTTGCATGTAGCACACCGACTGGAGAACCAACGCTGA
- a CDS encoding response regulator transcription factor has translation MVRTVLLVEDESRIREIVADYFIKEQWNVIEAEHGVEALELLELHEVDLVILDVLMPEMDGWTLCGHIRSQSTVPIIMLTARSEDDDKIHGFQLGVDDYVTKPFSPRVLVARAETLMKRVEGAVSKEQTVIRFGGATLDPWARRLEKDGVEVELAPKEYDLLLYLTRNQGIVLSRDAILNRVWGYDFEGDSRVVDTHIKKLRSKLGDEAKCIRTVIGTGYRFEAET, from the coding sequence ATGGTCAGAACAGTGCTTCTGGTGGAAGACGAAAGCCGCATTCGTGAGATTGTGGCCGATTATTTCATAAAAGAACAATGGAACGTCATTGAAGCAGAACATGGGGTGGAGGCACTGGAATTGCTGGAACTGCATGAAGTGGATCTGGTCATTCTGGATGTGCTGATGCCGGAAATGGACGGATGGACCCTCTGTGGGCATATTCGTTCCCAGTCGACCGTACCTATTATAATGCTGACTGCGCGATCGGAAGATGATGACAAGATCCATGGCTTTCAGCTCGGCGTGGATGATTATGTAACGAAGCCATTCAGTCCTCGTGTGCTAGTGGCACGTGCAGAGACATTAATGAAGCGGGTGGAGGGTGCCGTTAGCAAGGAGCAGACCGTGATTCGGTTTGGAGGCGCAACACTCGATCCCTGGGCGCGGCGGCTTGAGAAGGATGGAGTCGAAGTGGAGCTTGCTCCCAAAGAATACGACCTGCTGCTGTATCTAACTCGCAATCAGGGAATTGTGCTGTCCCGCGATGCCATTCTTAACCGGGTGTGGGGATACGACTTTGAGGGCGACTCGCGTGTGGTCGATACCCATATCAAAAAGCTTCGCAGCAAGCTTGGAGATGAAGCCAAGTGTATCCGAACCGTTATCGGTACGGGTTATCGATTCGAGGCCGAGACATGA
- a CDS encoding ABC transporter permease has protein sequence MLKLIQLELRKHRFARNFRAVGIANLVLILFLIMIGFTDQGAEDYAFANYDVSFMLVDTFARAVFIIFGGALIGKLIISEYRNKTMNVMFTYPIKRHKIIAAKLIIIFVFTFMMILFTDVLMGALLVVANHFYDFIPDTLTMREALVLLLKYTISSLSAAGMALIPLFFGMRKHSVTATLVSSILLVSVVCSGFNGPMFSINTLIVLPLTLGAIGLWIASLSMIRLETKDVN, from the coding sequence TTGCTTAAACTGATCCAGCTGGAACTGCGCAAACATCGGTTTGCCCGAAATTTCAGAGCGGTAGGAATTGCCAATCTCGTCCTCATCCTGTTTCTCATCATGATTGGATTCACCGATCAGGGGGCAGAAGATTACGCTTTTGCAAATTACGATGTTTCCTTCATGTTAGTAGATACGTTTGCCAGAGCCGTATTCATTATTTTTGGTGGTGCGCTGATAGGGAAACTGATTATCAGTGAGTATCGAAATAAAACAATGAACGTCATGTTTACCTATCCGATCAAGCGCCATAAAATCATTGCAGCCAAACTGATCATCATCTTTGTTTTTACTTTCATGATGATTTTGTTTACCGATGTGCTGATGGGGGCATTGTTAGTTGTGGCAAACCACTTCTATGACTTCATTCCCGACACATTGACGATGCGTGAAGCATTGGTACTGTTGCTGAAGTACACCATTAGTTCCTTGTCCGCTGCGGGCATGGCCCTGATCCCTCTATTCTTTGGGATGCGCAAACATTCGGTCACGGCTACACTGGTATCATCCATTCTGCTTGTTTCTGTAGTATGTTCAGGATTCAACGGGCCAATGTTCTCCATCAATACACTTATTGTGCTTCCGCTGACCCTGGGGGCAATTGGACTGTGGATAGCTTCGCTGTCCATGATTCGTCTGGAGACAAAAGACGTGAACTGA